The following coding sequences are from one Mycolicibacterium aichiense window:
- a CDS encoding mechanosensitive ion channel domain-containing protein, which translates to MSDVFTSAWFYWAIGIAIGLPVGLITLTEWQHALRRRKSFLLKPVTLLRNYLLPLGALLLLMIEASRVPAGSTSVRMVGTLVAFVVLVLLLSGINAAVFQSAPDGSWRKRIPGIFLDVARFLLIAVGLAMIFAYIWGANVKGLFTALGITSIVVGLTLQNSVGQIISGLLMLFEQPFKIGDWLDTPAAKGRVVEVNWRAVHLETGTGLQITPNSVLAGASFTNLSRPPGKHTIMVTSVFAVDDAPDEVCAMLVRVASELPQCHPDLPPSAVPLGAKEYQTKIPLKSPADDGKAKATFLRWVWYSARRAGLHLDEAEDQFSTPERVTAAIRSIVAPTLRLDREEQQRLIPHATMERFGDGELVQRSGEVPAGIKFIVSGEVRLTAIAEDGSEVVVGSHERGSFLGQSTLTRQPVIGWSYAVGEVTMVYLAREQVETIVHDNPLLLQEFGRTIEQRRDYMLRAVATSEGDDAS; encoded by the coding sequence ATGAGTGACGTGTTCACCTCGGCCTGGTTCTACTGGGCAATAGGGATCGCCATCGGGCTGCCCGTCGGGCTAATCACGCTCACCGAGTGGCAGCACGCGCTCCGCCGCAGGAAAAGCTTTCTGCTGAAGCCGGTGACTCTGCTGCGCAACTACCTTCTGCCGCTGGGCGCGCTGTTGCTCTTGATGATCGAAGCCAGCCGGGTGCCGGCGGGATCGACCTCGGTGCGGATGGTGGGCACCCTGGTAGCTTTCGTCGTCCTGGTCCTGCTGCTCTCGGGGATCAACGCCGCAGTGTTCCAAAGCGCACCGGACGGAAGCTGGCGGAAACGAATTCCGGGAATCTTCCTCGACGTCGCCCGTTTCCTGTTGATCGCCGTGGGCCTGGCGATGATCTTCGCCTACATCTGGGGTGCCAACGTCAAGGGCCTCTTCACCGCGCTCGGAATCACCTCGATCGTTGTCGGCCTGACACTGCAGAACTCGGTCGGCCAGATCATCTCCGGGTTGCTGATGCTGTTCGAGCAGCCGTTCAAAATCGGTGACTGGCTTGATACTCCGGCCGCCAAAGGGCGGGTCGTGGAGGTGAACTGGCGAGCCGTCCATCTCGAAACCGGCACCGGCCTGCAGATCACACCGAACTCGGTACTGGCTGGGGCATCGTTCACGAACCTGAGCCGGCCGCCGGGAAAGCACACGATCATGGTCACGAGCGTCTTCGCGGTCGATGACGCTCCTGACGAAGTGTGCGCCATGCTCGTGCGGGTGGCCTCGGAGCTGCCGCAGTGCCACCCTGATCTGCCCCCGTCGGCAGTTCCCTTGGGGGCCAAGGAGTACCAGACCAAGATTCCGTTGAAGTCGCCGGCCGATGACGGAAAGGCCAAAGCGACGTTTCTACGCTGGGTCTGGTACTCGGCACGACGTGCAGGTCTGCACTTGGACGAAGCGGAGGACCAATTCTCCACTCCCGAGCGAGTCACCGCGGCGATCCGTTCCATCGTCGCGCCGACATTGCGACTGGACCGCGAAGAGCAGCAGCGTTTGATCCCGCACGCGACGATGGAGCGGTTCGGCGACGGAGAGCTTGTGCAGCGCTCCGGTGAGGTTCCCGCCGGCATCAAATTCATTGTCTCCGGCGAGGTTCGGTTGACCGCTATCGCGGAGGACGGCAGCGAGGTGGTGGTCGGCAGCCACGAGCGCGGTTCGTTCCTGGGACAGAGCACGCTGACCCGTCAGCCCGTGATCGGCTGGTCGTACGCGGTGGGCGAGGTCACCATGGTCTACCTGGCCCGCGAGCAGGTTGAGACGATCGTTCACGACAATCCCTTGCTCTTGCAGGAATTCGGCCGCACGATCGAGCAGCGCCGTGACTACATGCTGCGAGCGGTCGCGACGAGTGAGGGTGATGACGCGTCCTGA